In Pseudofrankia saprophytica, one genomic interval encodes:
- a CDS encoding adenylosuccinate synthetase, whose translation MRPDHVIVVDLGFGDAGKGTVVDHLCRAAAAAGRPASAVVRFNGGAQAAHNVVTDDDRQHTFAQFGAGTLAGVPTHLSRYMLVDPLALAAEADHLAALGVPDPFGALTVHRDALLTTPYHAAANRARELARGTGRHGSCGMGIGETAAYALAYPDDAPRVGDCAHPARLRRLLGELRALLESELGPLPAPPVEDCVEVFGEFARTVRFVDDRHVVELLRAGPVVFEGAQGVLLDEWHGFHPYTTWSTTTFANAEKLLRDAGVDGGDVTRLGVLRTFTTRHGAGPLVSEDAALTAALPDRHNGVGRWQGAFRVGHFDAVAHRYAVEVAGGVDAVALTHLDAPAAHPLGVCRAYDVADATPGSGGFSDCGDITAGPVQQPDDMDLVDSPAGARTRDAPSGPRPDAAVRRIDRLTPGPAGDLERSAALTRQLLRALPVLDEASPGPDEWPDLVAEVCGAPVSVRSYGPRSGDKH comes from the coding sequence ATGCGGCCCGACCATGTGATCGTCGTCGATCTCGGCTTCGGCGACGCCGGCAAGGGGACGGTCGTCGACCACCTCTGCCGGGCCGCCGCGGCTGCCGGCCGGCCGGCCAGCGCCGTGGTCCGTTTCAACGGCGGCGCGCAGGCGGCGCACAACGTCGTCACCGACGACGACCGCCAGCACACCTTCGCGCAGTTCGGCGCCGGCACGCTCGCCGGCGTGCCGACCCACCTGTCGCGGTACATGCTCGTCGACCCGCTGGCGCTGGCGGCGGAGGCGGACCATCTCGCCGCCCTCGGCGTGCCCGACCCGTTCGGGGCGCTCACCGTTCACCGGGACGCGCTGCTGACCACGCCGTACCACGCGGCCGCGAACCGGGCCAGGGAGCTCGCCCGCGGCACCGGGCGGCACGGTTCGTGTGGAATGGGGATCGGGGAGACGGCCGCCTACGCCCTCGCCTACCCCGACGACGCGCCGCGGGTGGGCGACTGCGCGCACCCCGCCCGGCTGCGCCGGCTGCTCGGCGAGCTGCGGGCGCTGCTGGAGTCGGAGCTCGGGCCGCTGCCGGCGCCGCCGGTCGAGGACTGCGTCGAGGTGTTCGGCGAGTTCGCCCGGACGGTCCGGTTCGTCGATGACCGGCACGTCGTCGAGCTGCTGCGCGCCGGCCCGGTCGTCTTCGAGGGGGCGCAGGGCGTGCTGCTCGATGAGTGGCACGGCTTCCACCCGTACACGACCTGGTCGACGACGACGTTCGCGAACGCGGAGAAGCTGTTGCGGGACGCCGGGGTGGACGGCGGCGACGTCACCCGCCTCGGGGTGCTGCGGACCTTCACCACCCGGCACGGCGCCGGCCCGCTGGTGAGCGAGGACGCCGCGCTGACCGCGGCACTGCCCGACCGGCACAACGGCGTCGGCCGCTGGCAGGGGGCCTTCCGGGTCGGGCACTTCGACGCGGTCGCCCATCGGTATGCCGTCGAGGTCGCGGGCGGGGTGGACGCGGTCGCGCTCACCCACCTCGACGCCCCCGCCGCCCACCCGCTCGGGGTGTGCCGGGCCTACGACGTCGCGGACGCGACACCTGGGAGCGGCGGCTTCTCCGACTGCGGCGACATCACGGCGGGGCCGGTCCAGCAGCCTGATGACATGGACCTTGTCGACAGCCCGGCGGGCGCCCGGACGCGGGACGCGCCGAGCGGGCCGCGCCCGGACGCGGCGGTGCGGCGGATCGACCGGCTGACGCCGGGGCCGGCCGGTGACCTGGAGCGGTCGGCCGCGCTCACCCGCCAGTTGCTGCGGGCCCTGCCGGTCCTCGACGAGGCGTCGCCGGGCCCGGACGAGTGGCCGGACCTGGTCGCCGAGGTTTGTGGCGCACCGGTATCCGTCCGCTCCTATGGGCCGCGCAGCGGCGACAAGCACTAG
- a CDS encoding NUDIX hydrolase — protein MAVTVDVIALTIRVVEAVPTLHVLLVRRGQPPYLGRWALPGGFVRPAIGPDGTRRDEDLSEAAVRELAEETGLAASTDQRAVDRRLARVYLEQLATYGAPGRDPRMRVISVAYLAFAPDLPNPTAGGDAETAAWVPVVRVDRDHMAFDHARILDDALDRASSKLEYTPLATTFVAPEFTITELREVYEAVWGQPLHAPNFHRKVLSAPGFVEDTGATTARGGARGGRRARLYRAGPARLLHPALLRPGQEEPR, from the coding sequence ATCGCCGTCACGGTCGACGTCATCGCGCTGACCATCCGGGTCGTCGAGGCGGTGCCCACGCTGCACGTGCTGCTGGTCCGTCGCGGCCAGCCGCCGTACCTGGGACGGTGGGCCCTGCCGGGTGGGTTCGTCCGCCCGGCGATCGGGCCGGACGGTACCCGGCGCGACGAGGATCTGTCGGAGGCCGCGGTCCGCGAGCTCGCCGAGGAGACCGGGCTCGCGGCGTCCACGGACCAGCGAGCGGTCGACCGTCGCCTCGCCCGGGTGTACCTGGAACAGCTGGCGACCTATGGAGCACCGGGTCGGGATCCCAGGATGCGGGTCATCTCGGTCGCCTACCTGGCCTTCGCTCCCGATCTGCCGAACCCGACCGCCGGTGGCGACGCCGAGACGGCCGCCTGGGTTCCGGTTGTCCGCGTCGACCGCGACCACATGGCGTTCGACCACGCGCGGATCCTCGACGACGCGCTCGACCGGGCCAGCTCCAAGCTCGAGTACACGCCGCTGGCGACCACGTTCGTCGCGCCCGAGTTCACCATCACCGAGCTGCGAGAGGTCTACGAGGCGGTGTGGGGGCAGCCGCTGCACGCGCCCAACTTCCACCGCAAGGTGCTCTCCGCGCCGGGCTTCGTCGAGGACACCGGTGCCACCACCGCGCGTGGCGGCGCCCGTGGCGGCCGGCGCGCACGGCTCTACCGCGCCGGCCCGGCCCGGCTGCTGCACCCCGCGCTGCTGCGTCCAGGGCAGGAGGAGCCACGATGA
- a CDS encoding S8 family serine peptidase has translation MESNPKGKSSPSSASASARSTASGRSASRREVERRHGRYLVGAAPRELLPAGVSVADPKAIFERLKTLPDVTFHRELAMSTNGPLATFGTGAAQPSKIAVFEMPEDRAAALRQAPDVLIEPDRRLNVADPALGAAGVLPDPGRLATPGETTSLSFTVQGRDGTGVAGATVLVQGRNFPVQGITDQNGRVSVTLIADTPGTIQNVYVRPASDYWERSIDRPRLSASEDNVIALEPLSQLMPDFPSRQQFTWGQRAMGIDRIPPTYRGDGVKIALIDSGVDVNHPDLKGRITAGFDLVDRAGRHWDTDEVGHGTHCAGTVTGADNGRGIIGIVPGAEIHVCKIFPGGRFSDLIEALDYCIQQKIDIVNLSLGADAGSIFVSRKIEEARQAGVACIVAAGNVADQPVRFPGSLPTVFTVAALGKADTFPADSNHAEAVIGQPTLDGYFPARFSCVGPEIDAVAPGVAIVSSVPGGGYAALDGTSMAAPHVTGLAGLILAHRADFRRPFVNPAERVQRLFDVLMACCRPLPEFGPGRAGAGLPDATQALGLAMAPAQIPRVAAPGAQVMTEVQLLLGTLRSAMERAGLSAASVV, from the coding sequence ATGGAGAGCAACCCGAAAGGGAAATCCTCGCCGTCTTCCGCCTCGGCTTCGGCCCGTTCGACCGCGTCCGGGCGCTCAGCCTCCCGGCGCGAGGTCGAGCGTCGCCACGGCCGGTACCTCGTCGGCGCGGCTCCTCGGGAGCTGCTGCCCGCCGGAGTAAGCGTGGCGGATCCGAAGGCGATATTCGAGCGGCTCAAGACGCTGCCAGACGTCACGTTCCACCGTGAGCTGGCGATGTCCACCAACGGCCCGCTAGCGACGTTCGGCACCGGCGCGGCGCAGCCGTCGAAGATTGCCGTCTTCGAGATGCCCGAGGATCGGGCGGCCGCGTTGCGCCAAGCCCCGGACGTGCTCATCGAGCCGGACCGGAGGCTGAATGTCGCCGATCCCGCTCTGGGTGCGGCCGGGGTCCTGCCGGACCCCGGAAGACTCGCCACGCCCGGAGAGACGACGAGCCTGTCGTTCACGGTCCAGGGCCGTGACGGAACGGGCGTCGCCGGGGCAACCGTGCTGGTCCAGGGGCGGAACTTTCCCGTACAGGGGATCACCGACCAGAACGGTCGGGTCTCGGTGACGCTGATCGCCGACACCCCGGGCACCATCCAGAACGTCTACGTCCGACCGGCGTCGGACTACTGGGAGCGCTCGATCGACCGCCCACGCCTGTCGGCCAGCGAGGACAACGTCATCGCGCTGGAGCCGCTGAGCCAGCTGATGCCGGACTTCCCGAGCAGGCAGCAGTTCACCTGGGGCCAGCGGGCCATGGGGATCGACCGTATCCCGCCGACCTACCGCGGTGACGGCGTCAAGATCGCCCTCATCGACTCGGGCGTCGACGTCAACCACCCTGACCTGAAAGGCCGGATCACCGCTGGGTTCGACCTGGTTGACCGGGCTGGCAGGCACTGGGACACCGACGAGGTCGGGCATGGCACGCACTGCGCGGGCACCGTCACCGGAGCCGACAACGGGCGCGGCATCATCGGCATCGTGCCGGGTGCGGAGATCCACGTCTGCAAGATCTTCCCGGGTGGGCGGTTCAGCGACCTCATCGAGGCGCTCGACTACTGCATTCAGCAGAAGATCGACATCGTGAACCTCAGCCTCGGTGCCGACGCCGGATCGATCTTTGTCTCCAGGAAGATCGAGGAAGCCCGGCAGGCCGGGGTGGCGTGCATCGTGGCCGCTGGCAACGTCGCGGATCAGCCGGTCCGGTTCCCAGGTTCGCTGCCGACGGTGTTCACGGTGGCGGCCCTGGGCAAGGCCGACACCTTCCCAGCGGACAGCAACCATGCGGAGGCGGTGATCGGCCAGCCGACCCTGGATGGTTACTTCCCGGCGAGGTTCAGCTGCGTGGGCCCGGAGATCGACGCGGTCGCCCCAGGAGTGGCGATCGTATCGTCGGTCCCTGGCGGGGGCTACGCGGCGCTGGACGGCACCTCAATGGCCGCGCCGCATGTCACCGGGCTCGCCGGGCTGATCCTGGCACATCGGGCGGACTTCCGACGACCGTTCGTGAACCCGGCGGAACGGGTGCAGCGGCTGTTCGACGTTCTGATGGCCTGCTGTCGGCCATTGCCCGAGTTCGGGCCAGGTCGGGCCGGCGCCGGACTGCCCGATGCCACCCAGGCCCTCGGGCTGGCGATGGCGCCCGCTCAGATCCCCAGGGTGGCCGCTCCCGGCGCACAGGTCATGACCGAGGTGCAACTGCTGTTGGGAACCCTCCGGTCCGCGATGGAGCGGGCCGGCCTGTCGGCTGCGTCCGTCGTCTAG
- a CDS encoding amidase — MPRRAGGEVGVPDDLLGLRGQAAALAAGSVSSRELVGAALDRIQATQSTLNAFRRLRPGAALAEADEADRRLVAGERLPLLGVPIAIKDDTDLAGEPTAFGAPGEFPPRPTDSEMVRKLKAAGAVIVGKTNTPEFGQWPFTEGPAFGVTRNPWNLDHSPGGSSGGAAAAVAAGLVAAAVGSDGAGSVRIPAAWTNLVGIKPQRGRISSAPVAEQFNGLTTFGPLALTVADAALLLDALSGSAPVDRDRPPPPDEPFLVSASREPRRLRIGLSLKVPYSGMPARLDPAVRDAVERTGVALEALGHEIVLAEPAYGLLGVIFLPRSLEAIDDWTHRVPDPELLDVRTLANARTGRMLRPLLLASRAAEPMSRWRIGRVFRSVDVLLAPTTAVPPPRVGELNRATSWETDQAIVAAVPFTWPWNVLGWPAINVPAGFTAAGLPVGAQLMGPANSESLLISLAGQLERAQRWHECRPGHRAGAASAA; from the coding sequence ATGCCCCGTCGTGCCGGAGGGGAGGTCGGGGTGCCGGACGACCTGCTGGGCCTGCGGGGCCAAGCCGCGGCGCTGGCCGCTGGGAGCGTCTCGTCAAGAGAGCTCGTCGGCGCAGCGCTCGATCGGATTCAGGCCACCCAGTCGACCCTCAACGCCTTCCGGCGGCTGCGTCCCGGGGCCGCGCTCGCGGAGGCGGACGAGGCCGACCGGCGGCTGGTGGCGGGCGAACGGCTGCCGTTGCTGGGTGTTCCCATCGCGATCAAGGATGACACCGACCTGGCGGGCGAACCGACGGCATTCGGCGCCCCGGGCGAGTTCCCGCCCCGACCCACCGACAGCGAGATGGTGCGCAAGCTCAAGGCCGCCGGCGCCGTGATCGTCGGGAAGACGAACACGCCGGAGTTCGGCCAGTGGCCGTTCACCGAAGGACCGGCCTTCGGCGTCACCCGCAACCCGTGGAACCTTGATCACAGTCCCGGTGGGTCGTCGGGTGGCGCCGCGGCGGCCGTGGCGGCGGGGCTGGTGGCCGCGGCCGTCGGCTCGGACGGCGCCGGTTCGGTGCGGATCCCGGCGGCCTGGACCAACCTCGTCGGCATCAAGCCGCAGCGCGGGCGGATCTCCAGCGCTCCCGTCGCCGAGCAGTTCAACGGGCTGACGACGTTCGGCCCGTTGGCGCTGACCGTCGCCGACGCGGCCCTGCTGCTCGACGCCCTGTCGGGCAGCGCGCCGGTCGACCGCGACCGGCCGCCACCCCCGGACGAGCCGTTCCTGGTGTCCGCCTCCCGGGAACCGCGCCGGTTGCGGATCGGGCTGTCGCTGAAGGTGCCGTACAGCGGCATGCCGGCGCGGCTCGATCCGGCGGTGCGCGACGCCGTGGAACGGACCGGTGTCGCGCTCGAGGCACTCGGCCACGAGATCGTGCTGGCCGAACCCGCCTACGGCCTGCTTGGTGTGATCTTCCTGCCACGCTCGCTCGAGGCGATCGACGACTGGACCCATCGCGTCCCCGACCCCGAGCTGCTCGACGTCCGCACCCTGGCCAACGCGCGCACCGGCCGGATGCTGCGGCCGCTGCTGCTCGCCTCGCGGGCGGCCGAGCCGATGTCGCGGTGGCGGATCGGGCGGGTCTTCCGGTCGGTGGACGTGCTGCTCGCGCCGACGACGGCGGTGCCTCCGCCTCGGGTGGGCGAGCTCAACCGGGCGACGAGCTGGGAGACCGACCAGGCGATCGTCGCCGCCGTCCCGTTCACCTGGCCGTGGAACGTGCTCGGCTGGCCGGCGATCAATGTGCCGGCCGGCTTCACGGCGGCTGGCCTGCCGGTGGGAGCGCAGCTGATGGGCCCGGCGAACAGCGAGAGTCTGCTGATCTCGCTCGCGGGCCAGCTGGAGCGGGCGCAGCGCTGGCACGAATGCCGCCCCGGCCACCGCGCGGGCGCCGCCTCCGCGGCCTGA
- a CDS encoding PP2C family protein-serine/threonine phosphatase: MPWKPDRALMLGLTVLACAVGVGLLANVALAGFFGLSALLVAGARGPRRTAAIGALAVVVAVLSGIWDHRFGQSQHLAAIVLVAAQSAVAVWIAVHRTLRESELRHRESELRRVRAVADVAQRALLPEVPTMLDGARLAARYLSAAEEASVGGDLYEVVATKHTIRVIIGDVRGKGLPAVRLASVVLGAFREAAVTWLEPEQVAAACAKAVNREADAEDFVTALLLDIHPDGRLSLCSAGHHPPMHLPMRSSTGATAAAGQDAQAGGEIRLKSPSPPLGLAERFTPSAARWAVGDRLLLFTDGLIEARSPSGEFFPLEDHLDALLDGTIEEALDRLTERVTRHAGGHLRDDLAMLLIERRPLASEPTVPRQPSAADSGEPRTAPGAPDPDAPDPDALDPDAGPAAETAGAAAGNPGHIRGNGPGPSGWRRLRVGRSHRSG; encoded by the coding sequence ATGCCCTGGAAGCCGGACCGTGCGCTGATGCTCGGGCTCACCGTGCTCGCCTGTGCCGTAGGCGTCGGTCTGCTCGCAAACGTCGCCCTCGCTGGGTTCTTCGGACTGTCCGCGTTGCTGGTCGCCGGCGCCCGCGGACCACGGCGTACCGCCGCGATCGGCGCCCTGGCGGTGGTGGTGGCCGTCCTGTCCGGAATCTGGGATCACCGGTTCGGACAGTCCCAGCACCTCGCCGCGATCGTGCTGGTCGCCGCGCAGTCCGCCGTGGCCGTCTGGATCGCGGTACACAGGACCCTGCGGGAGTCGGAGCTGCGCCATCGCGAGTCCGAGCTGCGCCGGGTCCGGGCGGTGGCTGACGTCGCCCAGCGCGCGCTGCTGCCCGAGGTGCCCACCATGCTCGACGGAGCCCGGCTGGCGGCCCGCTACCTGTCGGCGGCCGAGGAGGCCTCCGTCGGTGGCGACCTGTACGAGGTCGTCGCCACCAAGCACACCATCCGCGTGATCATCGGCGATGTCCGTGGCAAGGGCCTGCCGGCCGTGCGTCTCGCCTCAGTCGTGCTCGGGGCGTTCCGCGAGGCGGCGGTGACCTGGCTCGAGCCGGAGCAGGTGGCAGCGGCCTGCGCCAAGGCCGTCAACCGGGAGGCGGACGCGGAGGACTTCGTCACCGCTCTGCTGCTCGACATTCATCCCGATGGACGACTCAGTCTCTGCTCCGCCGGTCACCATCCGCCGATGCACCTGCCCATGCGGTCCTCGACTGGAGCCACGGCGGCGGCCGGGCAGGACGCCCAGGCCGGCGGGGAGATTCGGTTGAAGTCGCCCAGCCCGCCGCTAGGGCTCGCCGAACGGTTCACGCCGTCCGCCGCGCGCTGGGCCGTTGGTGACCGGTTGCTGCTGTTCACCGACGGGCTGATCGAGGCCCGTTCACCGAGCGGCGAGTTCTTCCCGCTCGAGGACCATCTCGACGCGCTGCTCGACGGCACGATCGAGGAGGCGCTGGACCGGCTGACCGAACGCGTCACCCGGCACGCGGGCGGGCACCTGCGCGACGACCTCGCGATGCTGCTCATCGAACGGCGCCCGCTCGCGTCCGAGCCCACGGTGCCGCGGCAACCGTCCGCCGCGGACAGCGGCGAGCCGCGCACCGCGCCCGGCGCCCCCGATCCGGACGCCCCCGATCCGGACGCCCTCGATCCAGACGCCGGACCGGCAGCCGAGACTGCTGGCGCGGCCGCGGGCAACCCCGGGCACATCCGCGGGAACGGACCGGGTCCGTCCGGGTGGCGCCGGCTGCGGGTTGGCCGCTCGCACCGCTCCGGCTGA
- a CDS encoding carboxylesterase/lipase family protein: MVAGVVAGQRRLTLTPIIGWRRAGVSSRASVAPADQASPRTRRFPPGRRRTGWLARAVATAAATAVVAAGATACSPDGGGPTAVDRSAPSDSLSGAGATFSADPKGQPPVIATAGGLVSGIRAGQVDRYHAIPFAAPPVGMLRWAAPTPSKPWQGIRDGSRGAPACTQTGTLSALSSEDCLYLAVSRPAGAPTSGHLPVIFWIHGGAFVGGTGEQADPTALTTGGPAIVVTTNYRLGALGYLVLPSLTQESGGDAGNYATQDLTAALGWVRNNAAAFGGDPKNVTIMGESAGSINVCALLAAPAASGLFQRAVMESGPCGWKLPTMAAAAQTGSALASRLGCVDAATAALCLRFHPAAEIMTAAAADGSIFNPFPFSPAVGGKTLPFTPYQALWNGKLADVPILMGTVHDEGRPFTTYWANQGPITDFGVDGIIRTQFPDRAERVLAAYPPGQVPARERLSRIITDSMFTCQATTFAQLTTAIARMPTYLYEFDVPERPAASSEFGTGATHGAELDFLFPGLDGRLTTSAQHALSTSVVGYWTRFAATGNPNGSGEATSSTVPWPLFDVQAVRSGDDRLLLTPGRTVPATDTWSAHHCDVWS, translated from the coding sequence ATGGTCGCTGGTGTGGTCGCCGGCCAGCGTCGGCTGACGTTGACCCCCATCATCGGCTGGCGGCGAGCGGGCGTCTCCTCGCGCGCGAGTGTCGCGCCCGCGGACCAGGCCAGCCCGCGCACACGCCGGTTTCCGCCCGGCAGGCGCCGGACCGGTTGGCTTGCCCGCGCCGTCGCCACCGCGGCGGCGACGGCCGTCGTCGCCGCCGGGGCGACCGCCTGTTCGCCCGATGGCGGCGGCCCCACCGCGGTTGACCGGTCGGCGCCGTCGGACTCCCTGAGCGGAGCCGGGGCGACGTTCAGCGCGGACCCGAAAGGACAGCCACCCGTCATCGCCACCGCCGGCGGCCTGGTCAGTGGCATTCGCGCGGGTCAGGTGGATCGCTACCACGCGATTCCGTTCGCCGCGCCGCCGGTCGGGATGCTGCGTTGGGCCGCTCCGACGCCGTCGAAGCCGTGGCAGGGCATTCGCGACGGCAGCCGCGGCGCGCCGGCCTGCACGCAGACGGGCACGCTGAGTGCGCTGTCCAGCGAGGACTGTCTGTACCTGGCGGTCTCCCGGCCAGCGGGAGCGCCGACGAGCGGTCACCTGCCCGTGATCTTCTGGATCCACGGCGGCGCATTCGTCGGCGGCACCGGCGAGCAGGCGGATCCGACCGCGCTGACCACCGGCGGTCCGGCGATCGTCGTCACCACGAACTACCGCCTCGGAGCGCTCGGATATCTCGTCCTGCCCTCGCTGACCCAGGAGAGTGGCGGGGACGCCGGCAACTACGCCACCCAGGATCTGACCGCCGCGCTCGGCTGGGTCCGGAACAATGCCGCGGCGTTCGGTGGCGACCCGAAGAACGTGACGATCATGGGAGAGTCGGCCGGGTCGATCAATGTCTGCGCGCTGCTGGCCGCGCCGGCCGCGAGTGGGCTGTTCCAGCGCGCGGTCATGGAAAGCGGACCGTGCGGCTGGAAGCTCCCGACCATGGCGGCCGCCGCGCAGACCGGTTCCGCGCTGGCAAGCCGGCTCGGCTGTGTCGACGCGGCAACGGCCGCGCTCTGTCTACGCTTCCACCCGGCGGCCGAGATCATGACCGCGGCCGCCGCCGACGGCTCGATTTTCAATCCGTTCCCGTTCTCACCCGCCGTCGGTGGCAAGACTCTGCCGTTCACCCCGTACCAGGCGCTATGGAATGGGAAGCTGGCGGACGTACCAATACTGATGGGCACGGTCCACGACGAGGGGCGGCCGTTCACGACCTACTGGGCCAACCAGGGGCCGATCACCGACTTCGGCGTGGACGGCATCATCCGTACCCAGTTCCCCGACCGCGCCGAACGTGTGCTCGCCGCCTACCCGCCCGGACAGGTACCCGCCCGCGAACGTCTGTCGCGAATCATCACCGACTCGATGTTCACCTGCCAGGCGACCACCTTCGCGCAGCTCACCACCGCGATCGCGCGCATGCCGACGTACCTGTACGAGTTCGACGTCCCGGAGCGGCCGGCCGCGAGTTCCGAGTTCGGTACTGGCGCCACCCACGGCGCGGAGCTCGACTTCCTGTTCCCCGGCCTCGACGGCAGGCTCACCACGTCGGCGCAGCACGCACTCTCGACGTCGGTGGTCGGCTACTGGACCCGCTTCGCGGCGACCGGGAACCCGAACGGCTCCGGCGAGGCCACCAGCTCGACGGTCCCCTGGCCGCTCTTCGACGTCCAGGCGGTCCGTTCCGGCGACGACCGCCTGCTGCTCACCCCCGGCAGGACCGTCCCGGCCACCGACACCTGGTCGGCCCATCACTGCGATGTCTGGAGCTGA
- a CDS encoding septum formation family protein: MADEESPAPEPAAPSSDGHPSDPAAADPAAADPTTRDARAIREAYESFGRRVEPPAPDALDQRDAQDQSDEPAPSPNGRWTSYLDSTASRPAHPAAPSSPVSPAPAPASPPPPATGGPGRRRGAPRRRALVVVLLLAAVVVAYAVSRVTSGNETDASEPAAGRSAAPSAGATPAGATPSAAATPAVAPQLTGRDFQRGHCYTWDGVTPDVSDVPCDRPHRFEAISDEPVLLAGDYPPGAPYPSQEEWAALIQRSCAGAAQTYLGYAIDPNGRFSAAATGPTEATWQSGDRDLWCILRADVPLVGETGRWTAFDLFSGAVKGADQSWVYPVGACLAVATGGVVDCAGPHELAAIGDTRMADTADGAVPTEDAFNKEAGERCLAVAHARFGPNFQETATVRLTWSALVPDSWSAGSRTITCLLVYTTAAGEPSPVTGDQLPPG, translated from the coding sequence GTGGCGGACGAGGAATCCCCCGCGCCGGAGCCTGCCGCTCCGTCGAGCGATGGCCACCCGAGCGATCCCGCCGCGGCTGATCCCGCCGCGGCTGATCCCACGACTCGTGACGCCCGCGCGATCCGGGAGGCGTACGAGTCCTTCGGCCGGCGGGTGGAACCGCCGGCGCCCGACGCGCTGGACCAGCGCGACGCGCAGGACCAGTCAGACGAGCCGGCTCCGTCCCCGAACGGACGCTGGACCAGCTACCTGGACTCGACGGCGTCCCGCCCCGCGCACCCGGCCGCGCCCTCTTCTCCGGTCTCGCCCGCACCTGCGCCCGCATCTCCACCACCGCCAGCCACTGGCGGGCCGGGCCGCCGCCGCGGCGCGCCCAGAAGGAGGGCGCTCGTCGTCGTCCTGCTCCTCGCGGCGGTCGTCGTCGCCTACGCCGTGTCCCGCGTCACCAGCGGGAACGAGACAGACGCGAGCGAGCCGGCCGCGGGCCGGTCGGCGGCGCCGTCGGCCGGGGCCACACCGGCCGGGGCCACGCCATCCGCGGCCGCCACACCCGCGGTCGCCCCCCAGCTCACGGGCCGTGACTTCCAGCGCGGTCACTGCTACACCTGGGACGGCGTCACGCCCGACGTGTCGGACGTTCCCTGCGACCGGCCGCACCGCTTCGAGGCGATCAGCGACGAGCCGGTCTTGCTCGCGGGCGACTACCCGCCGGGCGCGCCCTACCCCTCCCAGGAGGAGTGGGCGGCCCTCATCCAGCGTTCCTGCGCGGGGGCGGCCCAGACCTACCTCGGCTACGCGATCGACCCCAACGGGAGGTTCTCGGCCGCGGCGACCGGTCCGACGGAGGCGACCTGGCAGTCGGGTGACCGCGACCTCTGGTGCATTCTGCGGGCGGACGTTCCCCTCGTCGGCGAGACCGGGCGGTGGACGGCGTTCGACCTGTTCTCCGGCGCGGTGAAGGGCGCCGACCAGTCCTGGGTCTACCCCGTCGGCGCCTGCCTCGCGGTGGCGACCGGAGGCGTGGTCGACTGCGCCGGCCCGCACGAGCTGGCCGCGATCGGCGACACCCGGATGGCCGACACGGCCGACGGCGCGGTGCCCACCGAGGACGCGTTCAACAAGGAGGCCGGCGAGCGCTGCCTGGCCGTCGCCCACGCCCGCTTCGGGCCGAACTTCCAGGAGACGGCGACGGTGCGGCTCACCTGGAGCGCCCTGGTACCGGACAGCTGGAGCGCCGGCAGCCGGACGATCACCTGCCTGCTCGTCTACACGACCGCGGCTGGCGAGCCCAGCCCCGTCACGGGCGACCAGCTCCCGCCGGGATGA
- a CDS encoding LacI family DNA-binding transcriptional regulator — MARVEPPGKAATLGDVARLAGVSLATASKAINGRDEVAPATRSRVIQAAEQLSFTPNQLARSLLAGRSGTVGLLTGDLEGRFVIPILMGAEDAFGAGQVNVFLCDARGDAIREQHHLKALLNRRVDGIIVVGDRTNPRPSLGDGIPVPVVYAYAPSDDPADVSVVPDNISGGRIATEHLLSTGRRHICHVSGDPTYAAAQDRAVGLRAALAAAGLELVGDVMFSDWSEHWGRSAAALLLSQHPDIDGIVCGSDLIARGVLDILRDLGKRVPEDVAVVGYDNWEVLATNSRPELTSIDANLQALGRTAAMRIFEALDGAAPASGVHAMPVRLVIRGSTIPRR, encoded by the coding sequence ATGGCGCGAGTGGAACCGCCCGGGAAGGCGGCCACGCTCGGCGACGTGGCGCGGCTCGCGGGCGTCTCGCTCGCCACCGCGTCCAAGGCCATCAACGGCCGGGACGAGGTCGCCCCGGCCACCCGCAGCCGGGTCATCCAGGCGGCCGAGCAGCTGTCGTTCACGCCGAACCAGCTCGCCCGCAGCCTCCTCGCCGGGCGCAGCGGAACCGTGGGCCTGCTCACGGGCGATCTCGAGGGCCGTTTCGTGATCCCGATCCTGATGGGTGCCGAGGACGCCTTCGGCGCCGGCCAGGTCAACGTCTTCCTATGTGACGCGCGCGGCGACGCGATCCGTGAGCAGCACCATCTCAAGGCACTGCTCAACCGGCGGGTCGACGGCATCATCGTCGTCGGCGACCGGACCAACCCGCGGCCGTCACTCGGCGACGGCATCCCGGTCCCGGTGGTCTATGCCTATGCGCCGTCGGACGACCCGGCCGACGTCTCCGTCGTGCCCGACAACATCAGCGGCGGGCGCATCGCCACCGAGCATCTGCTGTCGACGGGCCGGCGGCACATCTGCCATGTCAGCGGCGACCCGACCTACGCGGCGGCCCAGGACCGAGCCGTCGGCCTACGGGCCGCCCTGGCGGCCGCGGGGCTTGAGCTCGTCGGCGACGTCATGTTCTCGGACTGGTCCGAGCACTGGGGCCGCTCCGCCGCGGCGCTGCTGCTCAGCCAGCATCCCGACATCGACGGGATCGTCTGCGGCTCGGACCTGATCGCGCGCGGCGTCCTCGACATCCTCCGTGACCTGGGCAAGAGGGTTCCGGAGGACGTCGCCGTCGTCGGGTACGACAACTGGGAGGTGCTCGCGACCAACTCCAGGCCCGAGCTGACCAGCATCGACGCGAACCTGCAGGCGCTCGGCCGCACCGCCGCCATGCGAATCTTCGAGGCGCTGGATGGCGCGGCACCCGCCAGCGGCGTGCACGCGATGCCGGTCCGGCTCGTGATCCGTGGGTCGACGATTCCCCGGCGCTGA